In Bacteroidales bacterium, the genomic stretch ATTTGGTTTTTTTGGAAGAATCCAACTATTAGGGTTATTTATTCAACCTGAACTACTTTTTGCCCATTCACAGAGCGAGGTTCAACTTACAGATGTGACAGCAAACAAGGTGTATAACGAAACCCAGAAATTCAATAAAGTTGATATTCCTGTATTAGTGGGTTGGAAATTAGGTCCAGCTCGAATAGGCTTAGGACCAGTTGCAACAATTATGTTAAATGAAACGGATGGTTTAAAGGACAAATTAGCTGATTTGGCCAATCAAACAACAAAGAGTAATTTTAAAAATGCGACGTTTGGTTATCAAGTGGGTGTTGGATTGGATATCCTAAAGAAAATTGCTATTGATGTTAAATACGAGGGTAATCTTAGTAAACTTGGCAGTGGAATGACACTTAATAATACCGCCTATAAATTTGACCAAAGAACTTCACAATGGATTTTTAGCTTAGGAATTTTCTTCTAATCGTTGGTATTAACCTAAAGAAGCCGCCCTATATTTGGAGCGGCTTTTTTATTGTTGTTCAAAATTGTAACTTAAAGTTTATTAATTACTTGTCTAATCTTAACTAATCTATCAATTAACCCTTCGAGTAAACTTATGTTAAGCATATTTGCTCCATCCGATAAAGCTTTTGAAGGGTTGGGGTGAGTTTCAATAAAAAGTCCATCTGCACCCACTGAAATTGCAGCCCGTGCAATTGTTTCAATTAATTCTGGATGACCTCCTGTGACTCCAGCAGCTTGATTGGGTTGTTGAAGAGAATGAGTAACATCCATAACAACAGGAAAACCAAAACCTTTCATGATTGGAATACCCCTAAAATCAACCACAAGATCTTGATATCCAAAAGTTGTTCCACGTTCTGTAAGGAATACCAGATTATTACCAGATTCAACAACTTTCTGAGCCGCAAATTTCATTGATTCGGGCGAAACAAATTGACCCTTCTTGATATTAATAACTTTTCCTGTCCTAGCTGCTGCAATTAAAAGTTCAGTTTGCCTACACAAAAACGCTGGAATTTGCAATACATCAACAAACTCAGCTGCAAGATAGGCCTCATCTATTGTATGAATATCTGTAACAACTGGTATTTGATACTTAGACCTAACCTCTGAAAGGATTTTTAAAGCTTTTTGATCTCCAATTCCTGAAAAAGAATCTAATTTCGAACGATTTGCTTTTTTGTAGGATGCTTTGAAAATAAAAGGAACTTTATACTTTTCAGCAATTTGCTTTATCTCTTCAGCAATTTGAAAAGTTATCTCTTCATTCTCAACTACACATGGACCAGCCATTAAAAAAAAGTTTCCAGAATCGAGATTCTTGAGATGTTCTATTTTATTTAAAATACTCATATTTAGATGATTTTATTTGACTATTTATAGTTATACTTTGATTTCCAGAGTGATGCCAATTTAGTTGCAATTTCAGTCTCTTTACTATTTTCCTGAGGGTTGTAAAGAATAGTTCCCGCAATGGATTCAGGGAGAAAATCCTGTACCACAAAATTATTCTTATAGCTATGGGCATATTTATAATCGGCACCATAACCAATTTCTTTCATAAGTTTTGTTGGTGCGTTTCGTAGATGAAGCGGGACAGGTTGATCTCCGGTTCTTCTTACAAGTTCTTGTGCGGAATTAATTGCTTCTATTGAAGAATTGCTTTTAGGCGAAGTTGCAAGGTAAATGGCTGTTTGCGATAAAATAATTCTTGATTCGGGCATTCCAATTAACGATACTGCTTGAAAACAACTAGTGGCAAGAAGCAAAGCATTTGGATTAGCTAAACCAATATCCTCTGATGCTAATATCACCAATCTACGTGCAATAAACTTGGGTTCTTCACCACCCTCAATCATCCTAGCAAGCCAATATACAGCTGCATTTGGATCGCTCCCCCTGATAGATTTGATAAATGCAGAGATAATATCATAATGTTGTTCTCCACTTTTATCATATAAGGCTATATTTTCTTGAAGTATTTCGATGATAATCTTATTGTTAATTGAAATAACTTGATTCTGCATTTGCGAATTAAATGCTAACTCAAGGATGTTAAGTAGTTTTCTTGCATCTCCTCCCGAAAAGCGAAAAATAGCATCCGTTTCCTCAATATTGAATTGATACTTTTTAAGCACAATATCATTTTCAATTGCTCTCTTAAGTAACTCTTGAAGTTCTACCTCCTCTAAATTTCTAAGAATATACACTTGACATCTGGATAGAAGGGGAGAGATAACCTCAAATGAAGGATTCTCTGTTGTTGCACCAATTAGTACAACAACACCCTGCTCTACAGCACCAAGCAATGAATCTTGTTGTGATTTGCTAAAACGATGTATTTCATCAATAAACAGGATAGGGGCTGGTGAATCAAAGAATTTTTGTGATTTAGACTTATCAATAACCTCTCTAATATCTTTTACCCCTGAATTTATAGCACTTAGAATATGAAACGGTCTTTTTAGATGATTGGCAACTATTTTTGCAAGTGTTGTTTTCCCAACACCCGGTGGTCCCCAAAGTATAAATGATGATAGATTTCCAGATCTTATCATCTCCCTAAGTATGCTTTTTTCGCCAACAAGGTGTTTTTGTCCAATATAATCGTCAAGAGTTTTTGGGCGAATACGTTCAGCAAGAGGAACATTGGTCATCATTCATTTTTTTGGTAAAAATATGCACTTTTTATTAAAGGTATTTGGTATTTTTGTAGAAGATACAAACAAACAACATTTTTTAATATCGATTGTTTAACAATTAAATTATATTCGCTTATTCAAAAACTAAAATAAACCTAAATCTTAGTACTATGAAAATAAATAAACATTTTCTATTCTTCCTAGCCATCCTTTTGTTTAGTTCAATTACTCTTAAAGCGCAGGAGAATATAATCAATTTTTTATCGGGTAGTGTTAGTGATGCTACAAAATTAAGTAAAGCCTATATTGATCCATTTGCAAATGGGTTTGGAAGTGCTTTAAATCATGGATGGTATAATTCAGCAAAACCTCATAAACTTGGAGGTTTCGATATCACCTTTTCTGTTGCAACAGCAATTCCGCCATCAAGTTCAAAAACTTTCGATGTTTCAAAACTTGGCTTAACGGCTTGGACGCTGCAAAACCCTGCAAACGTGTTGTCGCCAACAGTTACTGGCAATAAATCAAATGGACCAGTTTTAATTCCAACCGGAGTTATTCCTGGACAACCAGCCTCAATGACTCTTCCACAAGGTGCAAACTTGAAGTTTATTCCATCACCAATGATTCAGATTGGGATTGGACTTCCTTTAAATACCGAACTTATTGTGAGGTATTTACCTAAAATAGATGTTCCTGATGTTGGTAATTTTAGCATGTTTGGTTTTGGAATTAAGAACGAGTTCAAGGAGTTTATACCAGGATTTAAAGCGTTACCTTTTAATGTTTCCGCATTACTTGGATATACAAAATTTACTTCAAATTTTGACTTAAGTGCACCCCAAACTGGAAATTCAAAACAAACACTTGATTTTAGTGCCACAGGATATACTGGGAAATTATTAATAAGTAAATCTATCCCTGTTTTAACAGTTTATGCGGGTGTTGGTATTAATAAATCAAAAACAAATGTTGATTTAAAAGGAAAGTACAATATTCCAGGCGTAGGTGTCGATATATCAAACCCTTTTTCTTTAGAGTTTAAAAATAGTGGTGTAAATGCAAATATTGGGTTAAGAATCAAATTAACTGTTATTGCCTTCCACTTTGATTATACTGTAGGAAAGTATAAACTATATAATGCAGGTGTTGGAATCAATTTTAGATAAATTTTCCTATAATAAGATGAAAAGAGCCCGGAATGATTTGGGCTCTTTTTTTATTTTTCTATTTCTCTTTTATCAGCTATAAAATCAGTAATGTCGTGTGCTATCTTTAATATTTTTGTTACTTCATGATTTTCATTAAAAATTGGTGAATAGGTTTCAATGAAGGTGTATGTTTTATCAGAAAGAGTAACCTTATTTGTTTCTTTACGAATTGCCCCATTCTTAAGGTCTCTCCAGAAATTTTGATAGTTATGCTTCTGTTTTTCGGTCATCAGCAAGTTATCGCTATGATGCGTACCTATTATCTCTTTTGCTTTTTGACCTGTTAAATCGAGATATGCATCATTAACAGAAATGACTCTTCCATTGATATCATACTCAATTACATAACTAGAGGCATTAAGGGCATTAACCAAACTTTCGGCTTCTATTGATTTCCGCTCTGATTCTTCCTGTGTAGCCTGAAGTTCCTCCATGTTTTGGCGCATTTCCTCTTCTTGTGAAGCCAATTCTTCAGATTTCACCTTAGATTCCTCTAAAAGTTTTACGGTTCTTATATTTATTTTCACATTTGAAACTGTGGCGGCTATGCTTTCTCCTATTTTTTCGATAAAATCGATAATATATTTTTCAATTACTTCAAAAGAAGCAATTTCAATAACTCCGTATACTTCATCATTAAGTTTAAGTGGAACAATAAGTAAACTTGATGGTTTCTCATCGCCTAAACCAGAAACAATATGAATATAGTCTTTAGGAATATCAGTTAAATAGATGGTTTCACCTTCTTTTGCACATCTCCCAACTAATCCTTCACCAAGATTAATTCTTTTTTGTAAATATTTACGTCTAGTATAAGCATAGCAAGATGCCAATTCAAAGAAGATATCACTCTTAGCATCATTATTAATTAAGAAAAGTCCTCCAACATTTGCATCCACATATTTAACTAGGTTACTAATTATTTGATATGAAAACTCATTCATGTCATCAGTATTCTGGCGAAGTATTTCTGCAAATTTTGCAATACCTAGTGTTGCCCAATTCATTTTTTCATCATCAACTTTTCTCTTATCTTCTTGTATTTTTGCTTGTTCTATACTTTTACGCATGTTTAAAAGTGATTCACCAAGCAAATCTCTATCACTAAGTTTAGTGTAAGATACATTGAGGTTTCCTTTGCCAATTTCATTGGCAAAATTTACTGTTTTGGCTAACCCATCAATTAGAGTGTTAACTGAGTTAGCAATATCTTCTATTTCATCACCAGATTTTACATTCAACTTGCTATTGGTATCAATATTGCCTTGAGCGAGTTTTCCAAGTATTTGTGTTGTTCTCACCAATGGGTTGGTAATACTGAAGGCAATTACCCAAATAACAATTATTAGAACAAACAATCCAACAAGAATAACCACGAAAGAGGTTTTAGAAACAGCATTGGCTTCTTTCATTAAAACCTTTGTTGGAACAAAAAGAGCCAATGTCCATGGGTTCTCTGATTTTTCAATTGCAAAACTGGCAAAAGTGGCATAGTACTCAATGTTTGTTTTTGAGTCGATGAAAGTGGCTGAAAAACTTTTACCACTATTTATATTTTTAGCTACTTCAAATATTTTATTTTCTTTGGGATAGATACTATCAAATGAAAGACCAATCAATTTTTCATTTGAATGGGCTACTATTGAAGCATTTTGAGAAAGAAGCATTGCAATACTACCTTCAAATGGTTTTATTTTATCTATTAAAACTTGATGGTGAGACAAGGAGAAGTCGAATCCAAATACTCCAGCGAATCTTTCCCCCTCTACAAGAGGAACACAAACGCTTGTTTCAAGTATAGTGATATTTGAACCCTTATATGTATATCGATAAGGATCGAAGACAGCCTCTTTTTTATGTGTTTTCAAATAATAATAACTACCTGTTAGTAAATCTCCGTCAAGTCTCTCACGTCCTGAAGTGAAAATCAATTTTCCATTTTCCCTAAAGTAAGTTAAAGATAATCTTCCGTAAGGTTTATTCCAGTTTGCATCTACTGAGTTTAATTCCCATATACACCACACTGATAGAAAATCGGGATTTTGAGTTGCAACATTCTTTAATATCTGTTTAGTATATTCAACTCGTTTTGCATCTGGGTGCTCCCTAAAATCAGCTAAACTATTAGCCATAGTTCTCGCCATTCCCATCTCTGCAGTTAAAGATGATTTTATCAGATTTGCATTCTTGGCAGCAATAGCATCGGCAAGGCTAGATGATTCTTTTAGAGAAATGGATTTCAACTTATTTGTAAGGTATCCAATGGATGATAAAAATACCATCGATGCAATTATTACAACAGATAGAAGCATTTTACTTCTAATTTTCATCCTGATTTTCATTGCCTTGTGCTTATTGAATATGATTAAGTTCTGGTATTAGTATGAATAGGTGAAAATAAGCTATATTTTGTGTAATACAAAAATTATAGAGATCATTTTAAGAAAGTAGTACTTAAGATTAAAGAACCTTAACCAGTTATGATTTCAATAAATAATACGGGTGTTTTGTTTTCTATAGTTTTTCTTACTTTTGCATCAAAATCATCAAATAATAAACTATGAAATTACTTGAAGGAAAAACTGGGCTTATTACTGGTGCTGCCCGAGGAATTGGTAGAGCAATAGCTCTTGCTTATGCAAAGGAGGGAGCAAATGTTGCATTTACTGACATTGCCGCTGATGATAATTTTAAGAATTTGGAAAAAGAGCTTTTAGTATTCGGTGTTAAAGCTAAGGGGTATGTTTCTGATGCTAGCAATTTTGAATCATCACAGAAAATGGTTGATGATATTATTGCTGACTTTGGAAGGATTGATATACTTGTAAATAATGCTGGAATTACTCGCGATAATCTGATAATGAGAATGACGGAAGAGCAGTGGGATCTAGTAATAAGAGTTAATTTAAAATCTGTTTTTAATCTCACTAAGGCAGTACAGAAATATATGTTAAAGCAGAAGAATGGCTCGATTATTAATATGAGCTCAGTTGTAGGTGTTTCTGGAAATGCTGGACAATCAAATTATTCTGCATCGAAAGCTGGCATTATTGGATTTACTAAATCAATTGCTAAAGAATTAGGTTCAAGAAATATTCGTAGTAATGCGATTGCACCAGGTTTCATTATCACTGAAATGACACATCAATTGCCAGATGATGTTCGCAATGAATGGGTTAAAAAAATTCCTCTTCAACGCGGGGGTACTCCTGAAGATGTCGCAAACGCTTGTATTTTTTTAGGATCAGACCTTTCATCTTATGTTAGCGGGCAGGTGCTTAATGTATGTGGAGCAATGAATACCTAAAAAATTTTATATTTAATAAACAATAAACCATCCGAATGGATGGTTTTTGTTTTAACTAACCATCAGTAAATGAAAATAAATAAAAACTTGATTTACATTCTTACATTAGGATTTACTTCGTGTATTCCATATAAAGAAATTGATATACAATATATTAAAGAACCTGAAATTAAAATATCATCCGATTTCAACAAACCGTTAATTCTAATTAATTTTTATCAAAATAAGAGAAATAGTAAAAAGGATAGATTTGATTATGCAATAGATAGTTTAGCTTCGGAAGAAGCTGTCATATCATTAAAAGAAAATCTCCAAAAATCTCCATTATATGAAGATTTAGATATCTCAATTCAAAGACATCAACGTATAGATAGTTCTAGATATATTAAACCCTTAACATGGAGCGCTGTAAATATTATTGCTAATAAAGATAGTGCAGATCTAGTTATTTCGTTAGAATACATTAAAATCATTGAATTAACGGATTCCTATAAAACTATAGAGAATCAAATTGAATGCTATTATGGATATTTAAAAGTTCCATTATACTGCTATTGGAGAGTTTATGATATCCACAAAAAGCAGATTTTGAATGGATTTCTTTACCGCGATACTCTAATGTGGGATACTACAGATTGGACTCCAGTTACTGTGGGGAATCAACTTCCAGGATTCTTTAATGCTTCTGCTTATGCTGGAAGTGATTGTGGGGAGAAATATGCTCAAAAAATTGCTCCAGTATGGTCAGATGATAAAAGAAAATTTTTTCATACTGGATCTAAAGAAATGGAAAAAGCAAGCGAATATGTAGTCAAAGAACAATGGATGGAAGCAGCCTTAGAATGGCAGAAGGTTTTTGCTCT encodes the following:
- the kdsA gene encoding 3-deoxy-8-phosphooctulonate synthase, whose product is MSILNKIEHLKNLDSGNFFLMAGPCVVENEEITFQIAEEIKQIAEKYKVPFIFKASYKKANRSKLDSFSGIGDQKALKILSEVRSKYQIPVVTDIHTIDEAYLAAEFVDVLQIPAFLCRQTELLIAAARTGKVINIKKGQFVSPESMKFAAQKVVESGNNLVFLTERGTTFGYQDLVVDFRGIPIMKGFGFPVVMDVTHSLQQPNQAAGVTGGHPELIETIARAAISVGADGLFIETHPNPSKALSDGANMLNISLLEGLIDRLVKIRQVINKL
- the fabG gene encoding 3-oxoacyl-[acyl-carrier-protein] reductase, translated to MKLLEGKTGLITGAARGIGRAIALAYAKEGANVAFTDIAADDNFKNLEKELLVFGVKAKGYVSDASNFESSQKMVDDIIADFGRIDILVNNAGITRDNLIMRMTEEQWDLVIRVNLKSVFNLTKAVQKYMLKQKNGSIINMSSVVGVSGNAGQSNYSASKAGIIGFTKSIAKELGSRNIRSNAIAPGFIITEMTHQLPDDVRNEWVKKIPLQRGGTPEDVANACIFLGSDLSSYVSGQVLNVCGAMNT
- a CDS encoding GAF domain-containing protein; the protein is MKIRMKIRSKMLLSVVIIASMVFLSSIGYLTNKLKSISLKESSSLADAIAAKNANLIKSSLTAEMGMARTMANSLADFREHPDAKRVEYTKQILKNVATQNPDFLSVWCIWELNSVDANWNKPYGRLSLTYFRENGKLIFTSGRERLDGDLLTGSYYYLKTHKKEAVFDPYRYTYKGSNITILETSVCVPLVEGERFAGVFGFDFSLSHHQVLIDKIKPFEGSIAMLLSQNASIVAHSNEKLIGLSFDSIYPKENKIFEVAKNINSGKSFSATFIDSKTNIEYYATFASFAIEKSENPWTLALFVPTKVLMKEANAVSKTSFVVILVGLFVLIIVIWVIAFSITNPLVRTTQILGKLAQGNIDTNSKLNVKSGDEIEDIANSVNTLIDGLAKTVNFANEIGKGNLNVSYTKLSDRDLLGESLLNMRKSIEQAKIQEDKRKVDDEKMNWATLGIAKFAEILRQNTDDMNEFSYQIISNLVKYVDANVGGLFLINNDAKSDIFFELASCYAYTRRKYLQKRINLGEGLVGRCAKEGETIYLTDIPKDYIHIVSGLGDEKPSSLLIVPLKLNDEVYGVIEIASFEVIEKYIIDFIEKIGESIAATVSNVKINIRTVKLLEESKVKSEELASQEEEMRQNMEELQATQEESERKSIEAESLVNALNASSYVIEYDINGRVISVNDAYLDLTGQKAKEIIGTHHSDNLLMTEKQKHNYQNFWRDLKNGAIRKETNKVTLSDKTYTFIETYSPIFNENHEVTKILKIAHDITDFIADKREIEK
- a CDS encoding PorT family protein codes for the protein MKKNIVVIVLALFTIVGTANAQFLRFGVKGGLTSSNVKFDKTTFTSGANDFIAKQGDSKFGMQFGFFGRIQLLGLFIQPELLFAHSQSEVQLTDVTANKVYNETQKFNKVDIPVLVGWKLGPARIGLGPVATIMLNETDGLKDKLADLANQTTKSNFKNATFGYQVGVGLDILKKIAIDVKYEGNLSKLGSGMTLNNTAYKFDQRTSQWIFSLGIFF
- a CDS encoding replication-associated recombination protein A, which gives rise to MTNVPLAERIRPKTLDDYIGQKHLVGEKSILREMIRSGNLSSFILWGPPGVGKTTLAKIVANHLKRPFHILSAINSGVKDIREVIDKSKSQKFFDSPAPILFIDEIHRFSKSQQDSLLGAVEQGVVVLIGATTENPSFEVISPLLSRCQVYILRNLEEVELQELLKRAIENDIVLKKYQFNIEETDAIFRFSGGDARKLLNILELAFNSQMQNQVISINNKIIIEILQENIALYDKSGEQHYDIISAFIKSIRGSDPNAAVYWLARMIEGGEEPKFIARRLVILASEDIGLANPNALLLATSCFQAVSLIGMPESRIILSQTAIYLATSPKSNSSIEAINSAQELVRRTGDQPVPLHLRNAPTKLMKEIGYGADYKYAHSYKNNFVVQDFLPESIAGTILYNPQENSKETEIATKLASLWKSKYNYK